From a single Ischnura elegans chromosome 7, ioIscEleg1.1, whole genome shotgun sequence genomic region:
- the LOC124162002 gene encoding uncharacterized protein LOC124162002, with protein sequence MAVANVKMVPLNVFLFCFFGALACLIPFLPLHMRSAGLSVDEARIVSMVAPAVSLLGPLAVGPLIDRITSGLWGHSGTKGGKDSDFKDYGGRTRSHRRLRALLAVLLVLGAVAYCLLLLVVPVVSRRDARTPRVAFKCSAYPPASGGVIVQERCGDQCHDWGGQRGGSLVLRDCRYDCDEEDEYESSLLEGKSMTTAMTTEDAIELTTAMTTSPPYVPPLEADEGGEEDEEEEEEGGVGEYESSEGTEPASDKPTAAALHGSPTHLCFSDVDQERPTANCHAFHSPSNSLAINATLDGSFVELERMCVYPISSFRLDDKVFSQLSCRPSAVDRCHVLCSIHQPYDEINSGPSLLGPSGSCPSLLGDPRLTFWSYLIVRSVADCFPAASLAVLDAGLLLPSPHSSPGRHLTSGALGIAIASPLAAVFLSIQQQPDDGALSAFNYMPYPWPPFVAFSLLVLVAVVLLLTPQVSILLGEETGGEAKGSLVALGDPPCTRKPRPRLGPYPPSHLRTHLCEAVALLLVLILLGMFWGGLDSFSSWYLSDMMALGGEIDSQNMTNESLSAEEAVFDGWFPSPHPLSSLLMLVGVIMTVAALPAIPLLWHIEKIIEICGHANLLIIAFTLYIVRYAVFSFVDDGWWVLISEAIGAPVAVGLAWATSVHYAHLLFPPRFSGMAQAAAVMAHFCIGRCLGSVIGAFVWGGSSLKVFLQGGALMSALVASLYFLIYHLFLKARCIGGGSSSRSGGPNAKGPAWAGPGPEAGQEGPTTNGNYTPLRVYHNGKGDDRKSRY encoded by the exons ATGGCTGTCGCGAACGTCAAGATGGTTCCCTTGAACGTCTTCCTCTTCTGCTTCTTCGGAG CGTTGGCGTGTCTCATTCCGTTCCTGCCGCTGCACATGAGGTCTGCGGGTCTGTCTGTCGATGAGGCCCGCATCGTGTCCATGGTGGCTCCGGCCGTGTCCTTGTTGGGGCCCCTGGCTGTGGGCCCACTCATCGACAGGATCACCTCTGGACTCTGGGGCCATTCCGGGACCAAAGGGGGCAAGGACAGCGACTTCAAGGACTACGGAG GTCGCACGCGGAGCCACCGTCGGCTGAGGGCGCTGCTGGCGGTGTTGCTGGTGCTGGGTGCCGTGGCGTACTGTCTGCTGCTGCTTGTGGTGCCCGTGGTGAGTCGCCGTGACGCCCGCACCCCCCGGGTGGCCTTCAAATGCAGTGCCTATCCCCCGGCCTCTGGAGGCGTCATCGTGCAGGAGCGCTGTGGCGACCAGTGCCACGATTGGGGCGGACAAAGG GGGGGCTCGCTGGTTCTCAGAGACTGCCGCTACGACTGCGATGAGGAAGATGAGTACGAGTCTTCACTGCTGGAAGGCAAGAGCATGACAACTGCTATGACGACGGAGGATGCCATCGAGTTGACCACTGCCATGACGACATCGCCACCATATGTGCCCCCGTTGGAGGCGGACGAAGGGGGGgaagaggatgaggaggaggaggaggaggggggggtggGTGAATATGAGTCGAGTGAGGGGACGGAGCCTGCGTCAGACAAGCCGACTGCTGCTGCCCTGCATGGCAGTCCAACGCACTTGTGCTTCTCGGATGTGGATCAGGAGAGACCAACGGCCAACTGCCACGCCTTCCACAGCCCCAGCAACAGCCTGGCCATCAACGCCACCCTGGACGGCTCTTTTGTCGA ACTGGAGAGGATGTGTGTCTACCCCATATCGTCCTTCCGGCTGGACGACAAGGTCTTCTCACAGCTCTCGTGTCGTCCCTCGGCCGTGGACCGATGCCACGTCCTCTGTTCCATCCACCAGCCCTACGATGAGATCAATTCGGGCCCCAGCCTCTTGGGTCCAAGCGGGTCCTGCCCCTCACTCCTTGGGGACCCCAGGCTCACGTTCTGGTCCTACCTGATCGTGCGCTCCGTTGCCGACTGCTTTCCCGCCGCCAGCCTCGCTGTCCTGGATGCCGggctcctcctcccctccccccactcctcccccgGCAGGCACTTGACCTCCGGAGCACTTGGCATTGCCATAGCGAGTCCCTTGGCAGCCGTCTTCCTCTCGATCCAGCAGCAGCCGGACGATGGTGCATTGAGTGCATTCAACTACATGCCGTATCCGTGGCCTCCGTTTGTTGCCTTCTCTCTACTGGTGCTGGTGGCCGTTGTACTCTTGCTGACTCCTCAG GTGTCCATCCTGTTGGGTGAGGAGACGGGTGGAGAGGCTAAGGGCAGCCTCGTTGCCCTTGGAGACCCCCCTTGCACTCGCAAGCCACGACCCAGACTCGGCCCGTACCCTCCGTCCCACCTGAGGACCCACCTGTGCGAAGCGGTCGCCTTGCTGCTCGTTCTAATTCTGCTTGGAATGTTCTGGGGTGGACTGGACTCATTCTCCTCATG GTACTTGTCTGACATGATGGCTCTTGGCGGTGAGATTGATTCGCAGAACATGACGAACGAGAGCCTGTCGGCGGAAGAGGCTGTCTTTGACGGCTGGTTCCCCTCACCCCATCCACTCTCGTCCCTCCTCATGCTCGTCGGTGTCATAATGACGGTTGCGGCACTGCCAGCCATACCACTTCTGTGGCACATTGAGAAGATAATTGAGATATGCGGACATGCCAATCTCCTTATCATTGCCTTTACCCTATACATTGTTCGCTATGCAG ttttctcgTTTGTTGATGACGGATGGTGGGTCCTGATCTCGGAGGCCATTGGAGCGCCTGTGGCTGTGGGACTTGCGTGGGCAACCTCTGTGCATTACGCACACCTCTTGTTCCCTCCCAGGTTCTCAGGGATGGCTCAGGCGGCTGCTGTCATGGCCCACTTTTGTATCG GTCGCTGTCTGGGCTCTGTGATTGGTGCATTTGTGTGGGGTGGGAGCAGTCTGAAGGTGTTCCTGCAAGGAGGCGCTCTCATGTCTGCGTTGGTGGCGTCGCTTTACTTCCTCATTTACCACTTGTTCCTCAAGGCCCGTTGCATCGGAGGAGGCAGCAGCTCACGGTCTGGTGGGCCCAATGCCAAGGGCCCTGCATGGGCTGGACCAGGCCCCGAAGCAGGCCAAGAAG GGCCAACTACTAATGGGAACTACACGCCTCTTCGTGTTTACCACAATGGCAAAGGGGACGACAGGAAAAGCAGGTACTGA